In Jejubacter calystegiae, the following are encoded in one genomic region:
- the bcsA gene encoding UDP-forming cellulose synthase catalytic subunit — translation MSLLLRCLLAPGVSQRLRTRYMGWRRNGATPFSAGLCCLMVALGWIFLRLESESWQRIRAQRQRLYPQIDPQRPRPLDPLRYLIQSLWLLLMLPGRGLAAPVTSRLARIQAWRENYYQWMKALPQRVERSQGFRRNVQDLSQFSVLARRILLGVVVVVALIMAVLCVTQPFSPLAQFIFLMLLWGIALVVRRIPGRFPALVMVVLSLTISCRYIWWRYTSTLNWNDPVSLVCGLILLFAETYAWLVLVLGFFQIIWPLHRQPVPLPASTAQWPVVDVMIPTYNEELSVVKGTVYASLGMDWPKDKLNIWILDDGGREAFRRFADEVGANYIARTTHEHAKAGNINNALKQARGDFVAIFDCDHVPTRSFLQLTMGWFFKDQKLGLIQTPHHFFSPDPFERNLGRFRKTPNEGALFYGLVQDGNDMWDATFFCGSCAVIRRQPLDEIGGIAVETVTEDAHTSLRLHRRGYTSAYMRIPQAAGLATESLSAHIGQRIRWARGMIQIFRLDNPLLGKGLKLAQRLCYANAMLHFLSGLPRLIFLIAPLAFLLLHAYIIYAPALMIALFVLPHMIHASLTNSKIQGRYRYSFWSEIYETVLAWYITPPTIVALINPRKGKFNVTAKGGLVPHEYVDWVITRPYLMLVLLNVLGLLFGVWRFFEGPEHEMLTVLVSIAWVTYNLIILGGAVAVSVESKQVRRAHRVEIAMPAALAREDGHLYPCTVRDYSDGGVGIRLHGSLSLRHGERIQLLLRRGQQQFFFPAQVVRAAGESVGLQLAEMTTRQHIDFIQCTFARADTWALWQDSFPEDKPLESLLDILKLGLRGYRHLAEFAPASLKYVFRSITLVVDWVVSLIPRRPARGAGDRQPDSAMTQQ, via the coding sequence ATGAGCCTGCTTCTGCGTTGCCTGCTGGCGCCCGGCGTTAGCCAGCGCCTGCGAACGCGCTATATGGGCTGGCGGCGTAACGGCGCCACGCCGTTCAGCGCCGGACTGTGCTGCCTGATGGTGGCGCTGGGCTGGATCTTTCTGCGGCTGGAAAGCGAAAGCTGGCAGCGCATCAGGGCCCAGCGCCAGCGCCTGTATCCGCAAATCGATCCTCAGCGCCCGCGACCGCTCGATCCACTGCGCTATCTTATTCAATCCCTCTGGCTGTTGCTGATGCTGCCAGGTCGCGGGCTGGCAGCGCCGGTAACCTCGCGGCTGGCGCGTATTCAGGCATGGCGGGAAAATTACTATCAGTGGATGAAGGCGCTGCCGCAGCGGGTAGAGCGCAGCCAGGGCTTTCGGCGCAACGTTCAGGATCTGAGTCAGTTCAGCGTGCTGGCAAGGCGTATTCTGCTGGGGGTGGTCGTTGTGGTGGCGCTGATTATGGCGGTACTGTGCGTCACCCAGCCCTTCAGCCCGCTGGCGCAGTTTATTTTTCTGATGCTGCTGTGGGGTATTGCGCTGGTGGTACGGCGCATTCCCGGGCGTTTCCCCGCGCTGGTGATGGTGGTGCTGTCGCTGACCATCTCCTGCCGTTATATCTGGTGGCGTTATACCTCCACCCTGAACTGGAACGATCCGGTCAGCCTGGTCTGCGGCCTGATTCTACTGTTTGCTGAAACCTACGCCTGGCTGGTACTGGTGCTGGGGTTCTTCCAGATTATCTGGCCGCTGCATCGCCAGCCAGTACCGCTGCCCGCCTCAACGGCGCAGTGGCCGGTGGTGGATGTGATGATTCCCACCTACAACGAAGAGCTTAGCGTGGTGAAAGGTACGGTCTATGCCTCGCTGGGCATGGACTGGCCGAAGGATAAGCTCAATATCTGGATCCTCGATGACGGTGGGCGTGAAGCGTTCCGACGCTTCGCCGATGAAGTCGGGGCGAATTACATCGCCCGCACCACCCACGAGCACGCCAAGGCGGGGAATATTAATAACGCCCTCAAGCAGGCCCGGGGCGACTTTGTGGCGATTTTCGACTGCGACCACGTGCCGACCCGCTCGTTCCTGCAACTGACCATGGGGTGGTTCTTTAAGGATCAGAAACTGGGGCTGATTCAGACGCCGCACCACTTCTTTTCGCCGGACCCCTTTGAGCGCAACCTGGGGCGTTTTCGCAAAACGCCGAACGAAGGCGCGCTGTTCTACGGCCTGGTGCAGGACGGCAACGATATGTGGGATGCCACCTTCTTCTGCGGCTCCTGTGCGGTTATCCGCCGACAGCCGCTGGATGAAATTGGCGGTATCGCCGTAGAAACCGTCACTGAGGATGCCCACACCTCGCTGCGCCTGCACCGGCGCGGCTACACCTCGGCCTATATGCGCATCCCCCAGGCCGCCGGTCTGGCGACCGAAAGCCTGTCGGCGCACATTGGTCAACGCATCCGCTGGGCTCGCGGCATGATTCAGATCTTCCGGCTGGACAACCCGCTATTGGGCAAGGGGCTGAAGCTGGCTCAGCGCTTGTGTTACGCCAACGCCATGCTGCACTTTCTTTCCGGCCTGCCGCGCCTGATCTTCCTGATCGCGCCGCTGGCCTTTCTGCTGCTGCATGCCTATATCATTTACGCCCCGGCGCTAATGATAGCGCTGTTCGTCCTGCCCCATATGATTCACGCCAGCCTGACCAACTCGAAAATTCAGGGGCGCTATCGCTACTCTTTCTGGAGTGAAATTTACGAAACGGTGCTGGCCTGGTACATCACGCCGCCCACCATCGTCGCGCTGATAAACCCGCGCAAAGGGAAGTTTAACGTCACGGCGAAAGGGGGGCTGGTGCCCCATGAATATGTCGATTGGGTGATTACCCGACCCTACCTGATGCTGGTTCTGCTTAACGTGCTGGGGCTGCTGTTCGGCGTCTGGCGCTTTTTCGAAGGGCCGGAACACGAAATGCTGACCGTGCTGGTGAGCATTGCCTGGGTGACCTACAACCTGATTATTCTGGGGGGCGCGGTGGCGGTTTCGGTAGAAAGCAAGCAGGTGCGCCGGGCTCACCGGGTCGAGATCGCCATGCCTGCGGCGCTGGCCCGGGAAGACGGCCATCTCTACCCCTGCACAGTACGCGACTACTCCGACGGCGGTGTCGGTATTCGTCTGCATGGCTCGCTGTCGCTGCGCCACGGCGAGCGCATTCAACTGCTGCTGCGCCGTGGTCAGCAGCAGTTCTTCTTCCCGGCGCAGGTAGTTCGCGCCGCCGGAGAAAGCGTTGGCCTGCAACTGGCGGAGATGACCACCCGACAGCATATCGATTTTATTCAGTGCACCTTTGCCCGCGCCGATACCTGGGCGCTATGGCAGGACAGTTTCCCGGAAGATAAACCGCTGGAAAGCCTGCTGGATATTCTGAAGCTGGGACTGCGCGGCTACCGCCATCTGGCGGAGTTCGCCCCGGCGTCGCTGAAGTATGTGTTCCGGAGCATCACGCTGGTAGTGGACTGGGTGGTTTCCCTGATCCCCCGCAGACCAGCGCGCGGCGCCGGCGATCGGCAACCGGATTCGGCCATGACTCAACAATGA
- the bcsQ gene encoding cellulose biosynthesis protein BcsQ, with protein MAVIGLQGLRGGVGTTSIAAGLGWSLQQQGESVLVVGAAPDNLLRLLFNIGFAQSAGWAYALHEGLAWQSAAWRYTPRLDVLPYGQLNAMQSSELLARPEGVAHFLDALKTLKQSGRYRWILVDIPAGFSAFALETLAAVDSRIVVATPDANCHARLHQQPLAQDAYLLVNGLRVASHLQDDIYQLWLQSQRSLVPVILHSDEAMAESMAAKQPVGEYSPASLVAEELMTLAGWCLLNLAEPQP; from the coding sequence ATGGCAGTGATAGGGTTACAGGGGCTACGCGGCGGCGTGGGAACGACGTCGATCGCCGCGGGGCTGGGCTGGTCGCTGCAACAGCAGGGCGAGTCGGTACTGGTGGTGGGCGCCGCTCCGGATAACCTGCTGCGTCTTTTGTTCAATATCGGGTTTGCGCAAAGCGCGGGCTGGGCGTATGCCCTGCATGAGGGGCTGGCCTGGCAGAGTGCCGCCTGGCGCTATACGCCGCGTCTCGATGTTCTTCCATACGGGCAGTTAAACGCCATGCAGAGCAGCGAACTGCTGGCGCGCCCGGAAGGTGTTGCGCATTTTCTGGATGCCCTGAAAACCCTGAAACAGAGCGGCCGCTACCGCTGGATACTGGTGGATATTCCCGCCGGTTTCAGCGCCTTTGCTCTGGAAACCCTGGCGGCGGTGGATAGCCGCATTGTGGTGGCGACGCCAGACGCCAACTGCCACGCCCGCCTGCATCAGCAGCCGCTGGCTCAGGACGCTTACCTGCTGGTCAACGGATTACGGGTTGCCAGCCATCTTCAGGACGATATTTATCAGCTCTGGCTCCAGAGTCAGCGCAGTCTGGTTCCGGTGATTCTGCACAGTGATGAAGCCATGGCGGAATCGATGGCGGCTAAACAGCCGGTGGGCGAGTACAGCCCGGCTTCGCTGGTGGCGGAAGAGCTGATGACCTTGGCGGGCTGGTGCCTGCTCAATCTGGCGGAGCCGCAGCCATGA
- the bcsR gene encoding cellulose biosynthesis protein BcsR, whose translation MNKQNDTSDDFRNLPGIATQNDIQTLFRAFALPDIDYTDISRQERLNIALQRWPLLAELAQDH comes from the coding sequence ATGAATAAGCAAAATGACACATCTGATGATTTCCGGAATTTGCCTGGAATTGCCACCCAGAATGATATTCAGACGCTGTTTCGGGCATTTGCTTTGCCGGATATTGATTATACCGACATCTCCCGGCAGGAAAGGCTGAATATCGCGCTCCAGCGCTGGCCACTGCTGGCCGAGCTGGCGCAGGATCACTAA
- the bcsE gene encoding cellulose biosynthesis protein BcsE, which produces MGPIFSVGIHALWNELRHMPTGGVWWVNTERYEDAARLANSTISAQKNDAKVALVTMGTAPKKILTSLSEEGPDEILLYKAQNTKNSLYSLLPDMSCNIKPKHYLIIFLLQDNFFRNISSETLHKIANQINLQCQKYQCTLLVINPGNRSDDQYSALVNAHRSLNGLASLRPQNDAWCFDVAFWCNEKGVSARQQLTIRWQQSRWELCQSVQSAPQPRSDERTILSHQAVLEGAPPLSEHWRLFDSNQALFEAARGAQAATIIFSLTNNRDVETIAHDLHALRRQRGSALKLVVRESQASLRAVDERLLMGSGASLVIPGSTPLSRSLTLIESVQGQQYSRPVPESLAELVGALRPLQLRGWQPWDEFCTAIEALLHNPLIPEDNRGVLVALRPVPGLATRQALSLCRIKRQGDIMAANDQRIVLFLSYCQVNSLDIALKNIFSLPPEEVVSNRVVWFEDRQIAAELVQMRTQAPRHDIMPAAIARPIARAEEMQSARQHQPQPITLMAPESAYDDHQ; this is translated from the coding sequence ATGGGCCCCATTTTTTCTGTTGGAATACACGCACTGTGGAATGAGCTGCGGCATATGCCCACAGGCGGCGTCTGGTGGGTAAACACCGAACGCTACGAAGACGCGGCGCGCCTGGCCAACAGCACCATCTCCGCCCAGAAAAACGACGCAAAAGTCGCGCTCGTCACAATGGGTACGGCACCGAAAAAGATTCTTACTTCGCTTTCCGAAGAAGGGCCGGATGAGATCTTACTCTATAAAGCGCAAAATACGAAAAATAGTCTATACTCGCTATTGCCAGATATGTCATGCAATATAAAACCCAAGCATTATCTGATTATTTTCTTGCTCCAGGACAATTTTTTTAGAAATATAAGCTCAGAAACCCTTCACAAAATTGCCAACCAGATAAATCTCCAGTGCCAGAAATATCAGTGCACATTGCTGGTGATAAACCCGGGAAACCGCAGCGACGATCAATATTCTGCACTGGTCAATGCCCACCGTAGCCTGAACGGTCTGGCCAGCCTGCGCCCACAGAATGATGCCTGGTGTTTCGATGTCGCGTTCTGGTGCAACGAAAAAGGGGTCAGCGCCAGACAGCAGTTAACCATTCGCTGGCAGCAGAGCCGCTGGGAATTATGCCAGTCGGTACAGAGCGCGCCTCAGCCCCGCAGCGATGAGCGCACCATCCTTAGCCACCAGGCCGTCCTGGAAGGCGCGCCGCCACTGTCAGAACACTGGCGATTGTTCGACAGCAACCAGGCTTTGTTCGAAGCGGCGCGCGGCGCCCAGGCCGCGACCATTATCTTTTCGCTCACCAATAACCGCGACGTGGAAACCATCGCCCACGACCTGCATGCGCTACGGCGCCAGCGTGGGAGCGCCCTGAAGCTTGTCGTTCGCGAAAGCCAGGCCAGCCTGCGCGCCGTAGATGAACGTCTGCTTATGGGCAGCGGCGCCAGTCTGGTCATTCCGGGAAGTACGCCGCTTTCCCGTAGCCTGACGCTTATCGAGAGCGTCCAGGGCCAGCAGTACAGCCGCCCGGTACCGGAAAGCCTCGCCGAGCTGGTGGGCGCGCTGCGCCCGCTACAGCTACGCGGCTGGCAGCCCTGGGACGAATTCTGCACCGCCATTGAAGCATTGCTCCATAACCCGCTGATTCCTGAAGATAATCGCGGCGTGCTGGTCGCGCTGCGGCCAGTGCCGGGACTCGCGACCCGGCAGGCGCTCTCCCTCTGCCGTATTAAGCGTCAGGGCGATATTATGGCCGCTAACGACCAACGCATTGTGCTGTTCCTGAGCTACTGCCAGGTCAACAGTCTGGACATCGCCCTGAAGAATATTTTTTCGCTGCCGCCGGAAGAGGTGGTTTCCAACCGCGTAGTGTGGTTCGAAGACCGGCAAATCGCCGCAGAGCTGGTCCAGATGCGCACTCAGGCGCCGCGTCACGACATTATGCCTGCCGCCATCGCCCGCCCCATTGCCCGGGCTGAAGAGATGCAGAGCGCACGACAGCACCAGCCGCAGCCCATTACCCTTATGGCCCCGGAGTCCGCTTATGATGACCATCAGTGA
- the bcsF gene encoding cellulose biosynthesis protein BcsF, with translation MMTISDILQLIALCAVIFLPLGFYARRWLTPLATWMRITFFKPRFVKPAGTLRRQQAARANSEHD, from the coding sequence ATGATGACCATCAGTGACATTCTTCAGTTGATTGCGCTGTGCGCCGTCATCTTTCTGCCGCTGGGCTTTTATGCCCGGCGCTGGCTGACGCCTCTGGCTACATGGATGCGCATCACCTTTTTTAAACCCCGTTTCGTCAAACCCGCCGGTACGCTGCGCCGGCAACAGGCTGCCAGGGCAAACTCAGAACATGACTGA
- the bcsG gene encoding cellulose biosynthesis protein BcsG, which produces MTEHKPTSPLSMPLWQYWRGLSGWNFYFLAKFALLWTGYLNFHALENLVFAAYLLFPLPNPRLHRLRHWVGLPIGFALFWHDTWLPGLDSMMSQGSQVAGFSWDYILDLTTRFINWQMVGAAFVLLVAWLFISQWVRVTVLVVAALIWLNVLTVSGPVIALTPGGNTAPAAVTTAITSGDTNTPQVGDIPAQTAPASSQNLTAWLNSFYASEAKRQTQFPASLPMDAQPFELLVINICSLAWSDMEATGLTSHPLWSHFDILFKEFNSATSYSGPAAIRLLRASCGQSSHKNLYSPAGNQCYLFDNLAALGFSQHLMLDHDGVFGDFLKEIRQYGGVQSPLMNQNGLPTNLLSFDNSPIYDDTAVLQRWLSEEGRDPNTRSATFFNLLPLHDGNHFPGISKTADYKVRAQKLFDQLDNFLTELEKSGRKVMVVVAPEHGGALKGDKMQVSGLRDIPSPSITHVPVGVKFIGMKAPHQGSPIEISQPSSYLAISELVARSVDGKNFVADQVDWNALTSNLPQTAPVSENANAVVIQYQGKPWVRLGGGDWVPYPQ; this is translated from the coding sequence ATGACTGAACACAAACCAACGTCTCCGTTATCAATGCCGCTCTGGCAGTACTGGCGCGGGCTTTCTGGCTGGAATTTCTACTTTCTGGCGAAATTCGCGCTGCTGTGGACCGGCTACCTGAATTTCCACGCCCTGGAAAACCTGGTTTTTGCCGCTTATCTGTTATTCCCTCTTCCCAACCCGCGGCTGCATCGCCTGCGTCACTGGGTGGGGCTGCCCATCGGCTTCGCCCTGTTCTGGCACGACACCTGGCTACCAGGCCTGGACAGCATGATGAGCCAGGGCTCCCAGGTGGCCGGTTTCAGTTGGGATTATATTCTGGATCTCACCACCCGCTTTATTAACTGGCAGATGGTAGGCGCGGCCTTTGTGCTGCTGGTGGCCTGGCTGTTTATCTCTCAGTGGGTGCGGGTAACGGTACTGGTGGTAGCAGCCCTGATCTGGCTTAACGTACTGACCGTTTCCGGCCCGGTTATTGCGCTGACCCCCGGCGGCAATACGGCGCCAGCGGCGGTGACCACCGCCATCACATCAGGCGATACCAATACGCCTCAGGTGGGGGATATCCCGGCCCAGACCGCTCCGGCCAGTTCCCAGAATCTGACCGCATGGCTGAACAGCTTTTACGCCAGCGAGGCCAAACGCCAGACCCAATTCCCGGCATCGTTGCCCATGGATGCCCAACCGTTCGAACTGCTGGTGATCAATATTTGCTCTCTGGCCTGGTCTGATATGGAAGCGACCGGCCTGACGTCGCACCCATTATGGTCGCACTTCGATATTCTGTTTAAAGAGTTTAACTCTGCCACCTCTTACAGCGGCCCGGCAGCCATTCGTCTGCTGCGCGCCAGCTGTGGGCAGTCTTCCCATAAGAATCTCTATTCGCCCGCCGGTAACCAGTGCTATCTGTTCGATAACCTGGCGGCGCTCGGCTTTAGCCAGCATCTGATGCTGGATCACGATGGCGTCTTCGGCGACTTCCTGAAGGAGATTCGCCAGTACGGTGGCGTTCAGTCACCGCTGATGAATCAGAATGGCCTGCCGACGAATCTGCTGTCGTTTGATAATTCGCCCATCTACGACGATACGGCGGTGCTACAGCGCTGGCTTTCTGAGGAAGGGCGCGATCCCAACACCCGTTCCGCCACCTTCTTTAACCTGCTGCCGTTGCACGACGGCAACCATTTTCCGGGCATCAGTAAAACTGCGGACTATAAGGTGCGGGCCCAGAAGCTGTTCGACCAGTTGGACAACTTCCTGACCGAACTGGAAAAGTCAGGCCGTAAGGTGATGGTGGTGGTGGCGCCGGAACACGGCGGTGCGCTGAAGGGCGATAAAATGCAGGTTTCCGGGCTGCGCGACATTCCCAGCCCGTCGATCACCCATGTTCCGGTGGGGGTGAAGTTTATCGGCATGAAGGCGCCCCATCAGGGCAGCCCGATTGAGATTAGCCAGCCCAGCAGCTATCTGGCGATTTCCGAACTGGTCGCCCGCTCTGTGGATGGCAAAAATTTTGTGGCCGATCAGGTGGACTGGAATGCGCTGACCAGCAATCTGCCGCAGACGGCGCCGGTCTCTGAAAACGCCAATGCCGTGGTGATTCAGTATCAGGGTAAGCCCTGGGTACGGCTTGGCGGCGGCGACTGGGTGCCGTATCCGCAGTAA
- a CDS encoding autotransporter outer membrane beta-barrel domain-containing protein, with protein MRILPGVRKRLAVQIALALLPASVCASDLVIDNGSQVSAVWAINGVSGGSGQGVVLAAGNIVINGGATIDSSNISAAFARYVVYANGSAIDLGSGTQMISGNSANALTVENGGMVRGQDLDIQATDENYGQNMAQLYGINTIARSENASSQFVNLTGLSQMTLNNSSGDITGILASCTPAGNCNTSQSTNVQLENLGLNIIAQGNATGIEAAGQNIAMNQSSIVVNSGSHDANIQGLVTSGGSITAAGYTDLSVSGNGLLTAISASGPSASGLANIDLQGGAKLELIRDAGNTHGINGVLAQDGARVQLTDTWVMLDSNASVSETDRFITAQNSRDDVASTIVVDGELNIAVSEGSPLGNDLIYVGAEGNSAIDLNGSVNLGDLRTADNATAFFAQDGGKVTLNDQTVNAWGAVVADSGDIDLRTADNSYLYSTMTAMNGGTVNLALNGAGSVWDMTGNSTLTGLQLNGGTINFLNDSGSEFKTLTVNGDYHGDGGTLVMNVTLNSDNDSPGDRMVVTGDTSGSTQVEFNNIYGHGEHTDMGIELITVGGVSDGAFSLDRRVGIGLYDYALVQKGSNWYLSNSEEDVTGVIAEPETPASDVESGDDNGAGANVPEAPAEEETGNDTGSAGGGSGESGSGGAGTPEEAPAENESGNDSGNPGESGNNSDNPGESGNGSDNSGESGDGSDNPDKSGNGSGGSDDGGTQGRYDYTKVYRPESGSYIANIAAANTLFLTRLHDRQGEHEYIDPVTGERHSTTLWLRNTGSHSRFEEAGGQLISRSNSYAVQLGGDVARWSSNESDSWRFGLMAGYGHNQNKTRSELTGYTSRGQVNGYSVGLYGTWFADDAGRTGAWVDTWVQYGWFHNRVSGDEFREEKYRSRGVTASVEAGYALPVGSSERFSFWLEPRGQAVWMDVRADSLVEDQGTHVSSSGAGNVMTQLGMRAWMKGRTEKGGSDRFRPYVEANWIHNTRAFAVKMNGERNAMIGTQNLAEVRIGAEGQLNSNLALWADVGQQVGRNKYSDTRGTLGIKLQF; from the coding sequence ATGCGGATTTTACCTGGAGTAAGGAAACGACTCGCTGTTCAGATAGCCCTGGCGCTGCTGCCTGCCTCTGTCTGTGCCAGTGATTTGGTGATTGATAACGGCAGCCAGGTCTCGGCGGTCTGGGCCATCAACGGCGTATCGGGCGGCTCCGGACAAGGTGTTGTGCTGGCGGCTGGAAATATTGTTATTAACGGCGGCGCGACCATTGACAGCTCAAATATATCGGCAGCGTTCGCCAGATATGTGGTTTATGCTAATGGCAGCGCTATTGATTTGGGCAGCGGGACCCAAATGATTTCTGGTAATAGCGCGAATGCGTTGACCGTTGAGAATGGCGGGATGGTACGTGGCCAGGATCTCGATATTCAGGCTACAGATGAAAACTATGGTCAGAATATGGCGCAGTTATATGGCATAAACACGATTGCAAGGTCAGAAAATGCCAGTTCGCAATTCGTGAATTTAACTGGCTTATCTCAGATGACACTTAATAATAGCTCGGGTGACATCACCGGGATATTGGCAAGCTGTACCCCGGCGGGGAACTGTAACACCAGCCAGAGCACCAATGTTCAACTTGAGAATCTGGGATTAAATATTATCGCGCAAGGCAATGCCACGGGCATTGAGGCCGCAGGGCAGAATATCGCGATGAATCAATCTTCGATCGTGGTGAACAGCGGTAGCCACGATGCGAATATCCAGGGACTGGTCACCAGCGGCGGCAGCATTACCGCTGCTGGCTACACCGATCTGTCGGTTTCCGGCAATGGCCTGTTAACGGCGATATCAGCCAGCGGTCCGTCCGCATCGGGGCTGGCGAATATCGATCTCCAGGGCGGCGCGAAGCTGGAACTGATACGTGATGCCGGTAATACTCATGGCATTAATGGCGTCCTGGCTCAGGATGGCGCACGGGTACAGTTGACAGATACCTGGGTCATGCTTGACAGCAATGCCAGCGTCAGTGAAACCGATCGCTTTATCACCGCGCAAAACAGCCGGGATGATGTGGCTTCGACTATTGTGGTGGACGGCGAGCTGAATATTGCGGTGTCGGAAGGTTCGCCGTTGGGCAACGACCTGATTTACGTGGGGGCCGAAGGCAACAGCGCCATCGATCTGAACGGCAGCGTCAATCTGGGCGATCTGCGCACGGCAGATAACGCCACCGCTTTTTTTGCTCAGGACGGCGGTAAAGTGACGCTCAATGACCAGACGGTGAACGCCTGGGGCGCAGTGGTTGCCGATAGCGGGGATATCGATCTGCGCACGGCGGATAACTCCTATCTCTACAGCACCATGACGGCCATGAATGGCGGTACGGTGAATCTGGCGCTGAACGGTGCGGGCAGCGTCTGGGATATGACCGGTAACTCAACGCTGACCGGTTTGCAGCTTAACGGCGGCACCATTAACTTTCTGAATGATTCCGGTTCGGAATTTAAGACCCTGACGGTTAATGGTGATTATCACGGCGATGGCGGAACTCTGGTGATGAACGTCACCCTGAATAGCGACAATGACTCTCCGGGCGATCGTATGGTGGTCACCGGCGACACCAGCGGTAGCACCCAGGTAGAGTTCAATAATATCTATGGTCACGGCGAACACACCGATATGGGGATCGAACTGATCACCGTTGGCGGCGTATCCGATGGCGCGTTTAGCCTGGATCGACGGGTTGGTATTGGTCTGTACGACTACGCGCTGGTGCAGAAAGGAAGCAACTGGTATCTGAGTAACAGCGAAGAGGATGTGACGGGCGTTATTGCCGAACCGGAAACGCCCGCTTCAGACGTAGAGTCTGGGGATGATAACGGCGCTGGCGCGAATGTGCCGGAAGCCCCGGCGGAAGAAGAAACGGGCAACGATACCGGCAGTGCGGGCGGCGGCTCCGGCGAGTCAGGTAGCGGTGGCGCGGGTACGCCGGAAGAGGCCCCCGCTGAAAACGAAAGTGGTAATGACAGCGGTAATCCGGGAGAATCCGGGAATAACAGCGATAATCCGGGAGAATCCGGGAATGGCAGCGATAATTCGGGAGAATCTGGGGATGGCAGCGATAATCCGGATAAGTCCGGGAATGGCAGCGGCGGCAGTGACGATGGCGGCACCCAGGGGCGTTACGACTACACCAAGGTGTATCGCCCGGAAAGCGGTAGCTATATCGCCAATATCGCGGCAGCCAATACGCTGTTCCTTACCCGTCTGCATGACCGGCAGGGGGAGCATGAATATATCGATCCTGTCACTGGCGAACGTCACTCCACTACGCTGTGGCTGCGTAACACCGGCTCTCACAGCCGCTTTGAAGAGGCGGGCGGTCAGTTGATTAGCCGCAGCAACAGCTATGCCGTACAGCTCGGCGGCGATGTGGCGCGCTGGAGCAGCAATGAGAGCGACAGCTGGCGGTTTGGCCTGATGGCGGGCTATGGGCATAACCAGAACAAAACCCGCTCGGAACTGACCGGCTACACCTCACGCGGTCAGGTAAACGGCTATAGTGTAGGACTGTACGGTACCTGGTTTGCTGACGATGCCGGGCGTACTGGTGCCTGGGTTGATACCTGGGTTCAGTACGGCTGGTTCCATAACCGGGTTTCTGGCGACGAATTCCGCGAAGAAAAATACCGCTCCCGAGGCGTGACGGCCTCGGTAGAGGCAGGCTATGCGCTGCCGGTCGGTAGCTCCGAACGCTTCAGCTTCTGGCTGGAACCGCGCGGTCAGGCTGTCTGGATGGACGTGCGGGCGGACTCGCTGGTAGAAGATCAGGGAACCCACGTTAGCAGCAGCGGGGCGGGCAATGTGATGACCCAGCTGGGTATGCGCGCCTGGATGAAAGGACGGACGGAAAAAGGGGGTTCTGACCGCTTCCGCCCCTACGTTGAAGCCAACTGGATACATAACACCCGGGCCTTTGCGGTGAAGATGAACGGCGAGCGTAACGCTATGATCGGCACCCAGAATCTGGCGGAAGTTCGGATTGGCGCCGAAGGCCAACTGAACAGCAATCTGGCGCTGTGGGCCGATGTGGGCCAGCAGGTTGGGCGCAATAAGTACAGCGATACCCGCGGTACTTTGGGGATTAAGTTGCAGTTCTGA